Proteins from a single region of Candidatus Methylomirabilota bacterium:
- a CDS encoding ATP-binding protein: protein GRETMERIDRSGRHLLALINDVLDLSKIEAGQLTLSLGDYSLKEVVQTVVTALEPLAAEKKLALTVTLAPDLPVGHGDDRRLSQVLLNLVGNAVKFTDAGEVRVAARVLDGAFVVSVSDTGPGIAPEDQQRIFEEFQQADTSNTRKKGGTGLGLSIAKRIIELHGGRISVESASGKGSTFSFTVPVRVERMAEVP, encoded by the coding sequence GGGCGGGAGACCATGGAGCGGATCGACCGGAGCGGGCGGCACCTGCTCGCTCTCATCAACGACGTCCTCGACCTCAGCAAGATCGAGGCCGGGCAGCTCACCCTCTCGCTCGGCGACTACTCGCTGAAGGAGGTCGTGCAGACGGTGGTGACAGCCCTGGAGCCGCTTGCAGCGGAGAAGAAGCTCGCGCTCACGGTGACCCTCGCGCCCGACCTTCCCGTCGGGCACGGAGACGACCGACGGCTCAGCCAGGTGCTCCTGAACCTGGTCGGGAACGCCGTCAAGTTCACCGACGCGGGCGAGGTCCGCGTGGCGGCCCGGGTCTTGGACGGCGCCTTCGTGGTCTCGGTCTCGGACACGGGGCCGGGCATCGCGCCGGAAGACCAGCAGCGGATCTTCGAGGAATTTCAGCAGGCCGACACCTCGAACACCCGCAAGAAGGGCGGCACCGGCCTCGGGCTCTCCATCGCCAAGCGCATCATCGAGCTCCATGGCGGCCGGATCAGCGTGGAGTCCGCGTCGGGGAAGGGCTCGACCTTCTCCTTCACCGTTCCGGTGCGAGTCGAGCGGATGGCGGAAGTACCGTGA